TCAAGAGCACCAGTATCCAGGTCCACGCTTCCGGACTCATCAGCGCCCCTCCCTACTCCTCAAACCCGTACTCCGCGTCGATCTGGTTCATGCGCCAGGCGTAGTAGAAGATCAGGATCACGAACACCACGATCGAGCCCTGCTGCGCGAACCAAAACGACAGCGGCAGCGCGAAGAACTTCACGCCAGCGAGCGCCTTCCCAAAGAGGATCGCGGCCCCGTACGAGACCGCGGCCCACACGAGGAGCAAATTGCGGATCAAGGCCACGTTGGCCCGCCAGTA
This region of Marinithermus hydrothermalis DSM 14884 genomic DNA includes:
- a CDS encoding DUF4212 domain-containing protein — its product is MPERVEAYWRANVALIRNLLLVWAAVSYGAAILFGKALAGVKFFALPLSFWFAQQGSIVVFVILIFYYAWRMNQIDAEYGFEE